One part of the Candidatus Neomarinimicrobiota bacterium genome encodes these proteins:
- a CDS encoding histidine triad nucleotide-binding protein: MAQDCIFCKIIAGDIPATLLYEDDDILAFNDISPQAPTHILVIPRRHITGPSALTDADQALTGKLVKKGTELAAEAGLDDGYRLVMNNGEEAGQTVFHLHLHVLGGRAMTWPPG, encoded by the coding sequence GTGGCACAAGATTGTATTTTCTGTAAAATTATTGCTGGAGATATACCGGCAACCCTACTGTATGAGGATGATGATATTCTCGCATTCAATGACATCAGCCCTCAAGCACCAACACACATTTTAGTCATTCCCAGGAGACATATCACCGGCCCATCCGCATTGACAGATGCTGATCAAGCGCTCACTGGCAAACTGGTGAAAAAGGGAACAGAACTTGCCGCAGAGGCTGGTCTGGATGATGGATATCGCCTGGTGATGAACAATGGCGAAGAAGCAGGACAGACTGTTTTTCATCTGCACCTCCACGTTTTAGGCGGTCGAGCAATGACCTGGCCTCCTGGCTAA